ACCACGTGCTCCGGAATCCATCATCATGAAGACAGAGTTGAATCCGTCATTGTCTGAACTGAGTTGCTTGATCAGAACATTTGACAAACGGCCATTGATATGTGTCCATGTGTCGATAATCTGATTGTATCGTTCATTAAAGGTGATGAATCCCATACTGTAGTCTTGCATAATCTGCTCGACGGCAGTGTAACCTTCTTGGATCAATTGGTCTTTCTCATCAGGAATAAGCACATCTGCCAAGTTGAAAGACAAGCCACCCTTAAAAGCCATGTAGTAACCCAAATTCTTGATATCATCCAAGAATTTGGCTGTTGTAGCTACTCCGCAGATCTTGATTACGCTACCGATAATATCTCGTAGAGCTTTTTTCCCGAGTACTTCATTGACATAGCCTACCTTCTTCGGTACATATTCGTTTACCATCAGTCGCCCTACGGATGTCTCTACCATACGACGAACAAGTTCTCCGTTCTCGTAATCCTCTACATAGACCTTAATCGGCGCATGAATATCGACTTTACCCTCGTTATAGGCTATTGTCGCTTCTTCAGGGCCATAGAAAATCAGGCCGTGCCCTTTGATATTGGGACGTAGCTTGGTAATATAATAGAGTCCCAATACCATGTCCTGTGAAGGGACGGTAATCGGTGCTCCATTGGCAGGGTTAAGAATGTTATGTGAAGCCAACATAAGCAATTGCGCCTCAAGAATAGCTTCGTTGCTCAGAGGAAGGTGTACAGCCATTTGGTCTCCATCGAAGTCCGCATTAAATGCAGTACAACTCAATGGATGCAACTGTATTGCTTTTCCTTCTATCAGTTTGGGTTGGAATGCTTGAATACCGAGTCGGTGAAGAGTCGGTGCACGGTTCAGAAGGACCGGATGTCCTTTCATCACGTACTCCAAAATATCCCAGATAACAGGCTCTTTACGGTCTACAATCTTCTTGGCACTCTTGACTGTCTTCACTATGCCACGCTCAATCAACTTGCGAATGATGAAGGGTTTGTAGAGTTCGGCTGCCATGTCTTTCGGAAGTCCGCACTCATGCATCTTAAGCTCCGGACCAACAACGATAACGGAACGAGCAGAATAATCGACACGCTTACCAAGCAAGTTCTGACGGAAACGACCTTGTTTGCCTTTGAGACTATCAGAAAGGGATTTCAAAGGACGATTGTTGTCAGACTTAACCGCACTTGACTTCCGCGAGTTGTCGAAAAGGGAGTCGACCGCTTCCTGTAGCATGCGCTTTTCATTGCGTAAGATAACTTCAGGAGCTTTGATCTCGATCAATCGTTTGAGACGGTTGTTACGGATAATAACGCGACGGTACAAGTCGTTCAGATCGGAAGTAGCAAAACGTCCACCATCCAAAGGAACCAAAGGACGAAGATCCGGCGGGATAACCGGAATCACTTTCATAACCATCCACTCAGGGCGATTCACACCTTTGGATGCACGGAAACTTTCAACGACTTGAAGACGTTTAAGTGCTTCTGTTTTACGTTGCTGCGAACCATCTGTATTGGCACGATCTCGCAATTCGTAGGAAATAGAATCCAGATCCACACGACATAGAAGATCATAAATAGCCTCTGCCCCAATTTTGGCAATAAATTTGTCCGGATTGGTATCCTCCAAATTTTGGTTGCCCTTGTGAGTGCGCTCTATTTCATCAAGCTTGTCGAGGTATTCTTCCTCTGACAATAGATCAAGTTGACTCAACCCTTCGGCAACACCCGGTTGAATAACAACGTAGCGTTCATAGTAAATGATGGCATCCAACTTCTTGGTAGGTAGTCCTAATAAATAGCCGATCTTATTCGGAAGAGAACGGAAATACCAAATATGAGCAACAGGTACGACCAAATGGATGTGCCCCATACGCTCACGGCGAACTTTCTTTTCCGTTACCTCGACTCCACAGCGATCACATACGATACCACGGTATCGAATACGCTTGTATTTGCCACAGTGACATTCAAAATCCTTAACCGGACCGAAGATGCGTTCACAGAATAGGCCATCTCGTTCCGGCTTGTAGGTACGATAATTGATCGTCTCCGGCTTCAATACTTCTCCGAATGAGTTCTCAAGAATCTCTTCAGGAGAAGCCAAGGTGATACGAATCTTCGAGAAGTTGTTCTTTATCTTATTTTCTTTTCTAAAAGCCATAGTTCACTTTGCTTGAATAGGAATGGATGAAGGCAAAAATAATTGTACAGACTCTCGGTTAGAAGTTAGTCCAAAGAAAAACTTAAACCAAGGCCTTTCAATTCATGCAATAGCACGTTAAGCGACTCCGGAATACCCGGTGTAGGCATCGGATCTCCTTTGACTATCGCTTCGTATGCCTTTGAACGTCCAACAACATCGTCAGATTTCACAGTAAGAATTTCTTGCAAGATATGCGAAGCTCCAAATGCTTCAAGAGCCCAAACCTCCATCTCTCCAAATCGTTGTCCTCCGAATTGGGCTTTACCGCCGAGAGGTTGCTGGGTGATGAGTGAATATGGCCCGATGGATCGAGCATGCATCTTGTCATCAACCATGTGTCCAAGCTTCAAGAAATAAGTTACACCAACGGTTGCAGGCTGGTCGAAACGTTCGCCGGTACCACCATCGTATAGATATGTCTTTCCATCACGAGGTAGCCCTGCTTTGTCTGTCCACTCATTCATATCATTGAGGGAAGCTCCATCGAAGATAGGTGTAGCAAATTTGACATTCATCTTGCGTCCCGCCCAGGCAAGTACCGCTTCGAATATCTGTCCCAAGTTCATACGGGAGGGTACACCAAGAGGGTTTAGGCATATGTCTACCGGAGTACCGTCTGCGAGGAACGGCATATCCTCTTGACGCACGATTTTGGACACAATACCTTTATTTCCATGACGTCCGGCCATCTTGTCGCCAACTTGGATCTTCCGTTTCTTGGCTATATA
This genomic stretch from Porphyromonas gingivalis ATCC 33277 harbors:
- the rpoC gene encoding DNA-directed RNA polymerase subunit beta' gives rise to the protein MAFRKENKIKNNFSKIRITLASPEEILENSFGEVLKPETINYRTYKPERDGLFCERIFGPVKDFECHCGKYKRIRYRGIVCDRCGVEVTEKKVRRERMGHIHLVVPVAHIWYFRSLPNKIGYLLGLPTKKLDAIIYYERYVVIQPGVAEGLSQLDLLSEEEYLDKLDEIERTHKGNQNLEDTNPDKFIAKIGAEAIYDLLCRVDLDSISYELRDRANTDGSQQRKTEALKRLQVVESFRASKGVNRPEWMVMKVIPVIPPDLRPLVPLDGGRFATSDLNDLYRRVIIRNNRLKRLIEIKAPEVILRNEKRMLQEAVDSLFDNSRKSSAVKSDNNRPLKSLSDSLKGKQGRFRQNLLGKRVDYSARSVIVVGPELKMHECGLPKDMAAELYKPFIIRKLIERGIVKTVKSAKKIVDRKEPVIWDILEYVMKGHPVLLNRAPTLHRLGIQAFQPKLIEGKAIQLHPLSCTAFNADFDGDQMAVHLPLSNEAILEAQLLMLASHNILNPANGAPITVPSQDMVLGLYYITKLRPNIKGHGLIFYGPEEATIAYNEGKVDIHAPIKVYVEDYENGELVRRMVETSVGRLMVNEYVPKKVGYVNEVLGKKALRDIIGSVIKICGVATTAKFLDDIKNLGYYMAFKGGLSFNLADVLIPDEKDQLIQEGYTAVEQIMQDYSMGFITFNERYNQIIDTWTHINGRLSNVLIKQLSSDNDGFNSVFMMMDSGARGSKEQIRQLSGMRGLMAKPQKSGAEGGQIIENPILSNFKEGLSVLEYFISTHGARKGLADTALKTADAGYLTRRLVDVSHDVIITEEDCGTLRGLLTTELKQNEDVVASLYERILGRVSVHDIIHPTTGDIIVRAGEEIREQAAQIIEDSPIEAVEIRSVLTCESKKGVCAKCYGRNLATNRMVQRGEVVGVIAAQSIGEPGTQLTLRTFHVGGIASNVATENSLLSKYDGILEFEELRAVDATDESHQVVVSRMTELRIADPNTGIILANHNIPYGAKLFFRQGDAVKKGDKIIEWDPFNAVIVSEVAGTLSFEGVVENVTFKMESDETTGLKEKIIIESKDKTMAPYARIIDENGEMLKNYSLPMGAHVVKDDGDTVKVGEILVKIPRSVGKAGDITGGLPRVTELFEARNPSNPAIVSEIDGEIGFGKLKRGNREITVTSKLGEEKKYLIPLSKQLLVQENDFVRAGTPLSDGAITPADILAIKGPTAVQEYIVNEVQDVYRLQGVKINDKHFEVIVRQMMRKVEIVDPGDTLFLEQQVVDKFEVMEENDRIWGKKVVIDAGDSQVLKAGQIVTARKLRDENSMLKRKDLKIVKVRDAKSATASQILQGITRAALQTKSFMSAASFQETTKVLNEAAICGKTDYLEGLKENVICGHLIPAGTGLRDYEKLVVMHRDDYEKATAERKSFLSVPTAEPAMEEAPSE